Proteins co-encoded in one Opitutus terrae PB90-1 genomic window:
- the rsfS gene encoding ribosome silencing factor, producing the protein MKGKSPSPLELVKLCCRALDEKKAEDVRVLDVSEQSSITDYLVVATGTSDPHLRALRVELEKAIDASGTRILGMETVQDSGWFVVDLFDVMVHIFSPAVRERYGLENLWKDAIEVSVPKLLAAPKASRPRSPKRVSAARKPVKKRSKK; encoded by the coding sequence ATGAAAGGAAAGTCCCCGTCTCCCCTCGAACTCGTAAAACTGTGCTGTCGCGCACTGGATGAAAAAAAGGCGGAGGACGTGCGCGTGCTTGATGTCAGCGAGCAATCGTCGATCACCGACTACCTCGTGGTGGCGACCGGCACGTCGGACCCGCATCTGCGCGCGCTTCGGGTCGAGTTGGAAAAGGCGATCGATGCCAGCGGCACGCGTATTCTCGGCATGGAAACGGTGCAGGACAGCGGCTGGTTCGTCGTCGATCTGTTCGACGTGATGGTGCACATCTTCTCGCCCGCGGTGCGCGAGCGCTACGGACTGGAGAACCTGTGGAAGGATGCGATTGAGGTCTCGGTGCCGAAGCTGCTTGCCGCGCCCAAGGCCAGCCGGCCGCGTTCGCCGAAGCGCGTGAGCGCCGCCCGGAAGCCGGTGAAAAAGAGGTCAAAGAAGTAG
- a CDS encoding aminoacyl-tRNA deacylase, translating to MPARKLKQFLDRYGVTYTSIGHQPAFTAPETAEFVHVDGRDFAKTVIVKMAGEMAMVVLPANRKIALAELRELLERDDLELATEDEFRGRFPDCELGAMPPFGNLYGLPVYLAQSLAEEREIAFNAGTHREVIKMSYADYADLVKPIVLDFVMA from the coding sequence ATGCCTGCGCGCAAACTGAAACAGTTTCTCGATCGTTACGGCGTCACCTACACCTCGATCGGCCACCAGCCGGCGTTCACCGCGCCGGAAACCGCGGAGTTCGTCCACGTTGACGGACGCGATTTCGCCAAGACCGTCATCGTCAAAATGGCGGGAGAAATGGCGATGGTCGTGCTGCCCGCCAACCGGAAGATCGCGTTGGCTGAACTGCGCGAACTGCTCGAACGCGACGATCTCGAGCTCGCCACCGAGGACGAGTTCCGCGGTCGCTTTCCGGATTGCGAGCTCGGCGCCATGCCGCCCTTCGGCAACCTCTACGGACTTCCGGTTTACCTCGCGCAGAGCCTGGCGGAGGAGCGCGAGATCGCGTTCAACGCCGGGACGCATCGCGAGGTGATCAAGATGTCGTACGCGGACTACGCCGATCTGGTGAAACCCATAGTGCTCGATTTCGTGATGGCGTGA
- a CDS encoding TonB-dependent receptor plug domain-containing protein, whose translation MATSVNARRDHALIHPTGLTSGGLATNINTPMNKPRFTRYVLASALTLALSSARIVAQTTNTAASDATVPANQDEEVVVLSPFVVESTEDEGKYRASATLAGSRLRTDLRDIASPLSVVTSQFLQDTAATSNQDLLTYTTSTEVGGLFGNWGGFGNAQGVSDRNTLLSPNQNTRVRGLDQADNTRNFMLTDIPWDSYNTERVEIQRGPNSILFGVGSPAGIINANTIQARFDGNSGKFENQIGKYASVRWVADYNVEVVDDLLAIRVAGLFNDQKFRQEPAFNDDRRGYITATFQPQVLPQSWAGKLTVRANYEKAKITANRPRILPPEDGISLWFEDYAGDGVNNKIGFSKQVYDMFLWSQTGGGDASRGTLATAAATVLNPLPYQPAVSVLDGGALNNGGIGFWFRNGDSRPFFVSRQAPRENPGALNASGGVDNAIDIPYGSPMRVGGLNAYALSIDKIDEVEHQASRYPLATRGYYKDQSLTDPTIFNFYDHLIDGDNKREHQEWDATNISVAQTFLDNRLGLEFVYDSQSYSEWRSGATWSRPYISIDINKNLQNQLTQYTRVNAAGQPDPAAGLIDTSSYQAYGFTPSAAQPYVNPMAGAAFTAGSFSNNNRTDRERENYRLTTFAEFRAEDFFNRNSLLTRILGRHIVTGLLSREERREEQTQWAPSATPYDWALGLSVAGADTNLTGATRGITPVIYLSEPLFDRTTAHGLNLGAIQTYYNPSGTYQVDYFKTEWLPSRNPADASYVDPGAQWINLLGGVGVQADNPFNYRGRTNAPVDILNADTGDYAELVTNFGVAEQIVDSAGLVWQGHLLGGNIVPTVGWRKDKLRTYTATGAKDATGISATEVGKTEQVLDNEGRTTSWGVVAHVPKSWMQNVPVLSGLSAYYNYGENNRVEARYNYDGEPLDNPSAESKDYGIVLSAFEDKLSIKVGKYETKVKNANLPGGSSILGSNQYYLYQLEAWGTANTLLYAFGRAGLDPNQSWHWNWAGIDATGDGGNPAYAPTTDLFLNHPSSQRQLAAMDAWMDGLDAQFFTNYAINANVQALKTAYTTWRSSGNIQPLVDAAKASGFNVGTYTTGFSSQNNGQINGISPNGTIDNTSKGYEIEVNWTPTPSWNIQVNAAKTDAFRESLGKPMLDYIDKQWSRLQGPAGDIRLWWGGDNPVRRYYSDNIVSAVEFQKESIGFQVPEMRPWRFGAITNYSFKEGTLKGFNVGGAYRWEDKQILGYGLKADLTGLDVRKPLFGETEDHVDLWVGYQRKLNRDITWRIQLNLRNVGESEGLTPISVNPDGVVAAQRITEGMSWLVTNTFSF comes from the coding sequence GTGGCGACGAGCGTAAACGCACGACGGGACCACGCACTGATACACCCCACCGGCCTTACCTCCGGCGGACTCGCTACAAACATCAACACCCCCATGAACAAACCTAGGTTCACTCGATACGTGCTCGCGTCCGCTCTGACGCTGGCACTTTCGTCGGCCCGCATCGTGGCGCAGACAACCAATACCGCCGCATCCGACGCAACTGTGCCAGCGAACCAGGACGAAGAAGTCGTCGTCCTTTCCCCCTTCGTCGTCGAATCCACCGAAGACGAGGGCAAATACCGTGCCTCCGCCACGCTCGCCGGCTCACGCCTCCGTACCGACCTGAGAGACATCGCCTCGCCGCTCAGCGTGGTGACCTCGCAGTTTCTGCAGGACACGGCCGCGACCAGCAACCAGGACCTGCTGACCTACACGACCAGCACTGAAGTCGGCGGGTTGTTTGGCAACTGGGGCGGCTTCGGCAACGCCCAGGGCGTTAGCGACCGCAACACGTTGCTGTCGCCCAATCAGAACACCCGCGTCCGCGGTTTGGATCAGGCCGACAACACCCGCAACTTCATGCTCACGGATATTCCGTGGGACAGCTACAACACCGAGCGCGTCGAGATCCAGCGCGGGCCAAACTCGATCCTCTTCGGCGTCGGCAGTCCGGCTGGTATCATCAACGCCAACACCATTCAGGCGCGCTTCGACGGCAACTCCGGCAAGTTCGAGAACCAGATCGGCAAGTACGCGTCGGTTCGCTGGGTGGCGGACTACAATGTGGAGGTGGTCGACGATCTCCTGGCCATCCGGGTGGCGGGGCTGTTCAACGACCAAAAATTCCGGCAGGAGCCCGCGTTCAACGACGACCGGCGTGGGTACATCACGGCGACGTTCCAGCCGCAGGTGTTGCCGCAAAGTTGGGCCGGCAAGCTGACGGTGCGTGCGAACTACGAGAAGGCCAAGATCACCGCCAATCGGCCGCGCATCCTTCCCCCGGAAGACGGGATCTCCCTGTGGTTCGAAGACTATGCCGGTGACGGCGTGAACAACAAAATCGGGTTCAGCAAGCAGGTCTACGACATGTTCCTCTGGAGTCAGACCGGTGGTGGCGATGCCAGTCGTGGTACCTTGGCGACGGCCGCGGCGACCGTGCTGAATCCCCTGCCGTATCAGCCGGCGGTTTCCGTGCTCGATGGTGGCGCGCTGAACAACGGTGGCATTGGCTTCTGGTTCCGGAACGGTGACTCGCGGCCCTTCTTCGTCTCACGGCAGGCGCCGCGCGAGAATCCGGGCGCGTTGAACGCCTCCGGTGGCGTGGACAATGCGATCGATATTCCGTATGGCTCGCCGATGCGGGTGGGCGGATTGAACGCTTATGCCTTGTCGATCGACAAGATCGACGAAGTCGAACATCAGGCCTCGCGTTATCCGCTGGCGACCCGCGGCTACTACAAGGACCAATCGCTGACCGATCCCACCATCTTCAACTTCTACGATCACTTGATCGATGGTGACAACAAGCGGGAACATCAGGAATGGGACGCGACCAATATTTCGGTGGCGCAGACCTTCTTGGACAACCGGCTGGGCCTGGAGTTTGTCTACGACTCGCAGAGCTACTCCGAGTGGCGTTCAGGAGCGACCTGGAGCCGGCCCTACATCTCCATCGATATCAACAAAAACCTCCAGAACCAGCTCACACAGTACACCCGCGTCAATGCGGCTGGGCAGCCGGATCCGGCGGCCGGGCTGATCGACACCAGCTCGTATCAAGCTTATGGCTTCACGCCTTCGGCCGCACAGCCCTACGTCAATCCGATGGCGGGCGCGGCGTTCACTGCGGGCAGTTTCTCCAACAACAACCGGACCGACCGGGAGCGGGAAAATTACCGCCTGACGACCTTTGCCGAATTTCGGGCGGAGGATTTCTTCAATCGGAATTCGCTGCTGACGCGCATCCTCGGCCGACACATTGTCACCGGCTTGCTCTCGCGCGAGGAGCGTCGCGAAGAGCAGACGCAATGGGCGCCGAGCGCGACGCCGTATGACTGGGCGTTGGGGCTGTCGGTGGCGGGCGCGGACACGAACCTCACCGGCGCCACCCGCGGCATCACGCCGGTCATCTATCTCAGTGAGCCGCTCTTCGATCGCACGACGGCCCACGGTCTCAACCTGGGTGCGATCCAGACCTACTACAACCCCTCCGGCACCTATCAGGTGGATTACTTCAAAACCGAATGGCTGCCTTCGCGCAATCCGGCCGATGCCAGCTACGTCGATCCGGGTGCGCAGTGGATCAACCTTCTCGGCGGAGTCGGCGTTCAAGCGGACAATCCGTTCAATTATCGCGGCCGCACCAACGCCCCGGTTGACATCCTCAATGCGGATACCGGCGACTATGCCGAACTTGTCACCAACTTCGGCGTGGCCGAGCAGATCGTCGACTCGGCTGGTTTGGTCTGGCAGGGCCATCTCCTCGGCGGAAACATTGTGCCGACGGTGGGTTGGCGTAAGGACAAGCTTCGCACCTACACCGCCACGGGGGCCAAGGATGCCACTGGCATCTCTGCGACCGAGGTCGGCAAGACCGAGCAGGTCCTCGACAACGAGGGCCGGACCACCTCCTGGGGCGTCGTCGCGCACGTGCCCAAGTCCTGGATGCAGAATGTTCCGGTTCTGTCCGGGCTCAGCGCCTACTATAATTACGGCGAGAACAACCGGGTGGAGGCTCGCTACAACTACGATGGCGAGCCCTTGGACAACCCGTCCGCCGAGAGCAAGGACTACGGGATCGTGCTGAGCGCCTTCGAGGACAAACTCAGCATCAAGGTGGGCAAGTACGAGACCAAGGTGAAGAACGCCAACCTGCCGGGCGGCAGCTCCATTCTCGGATCCAACCAATACTACCTCTACCAGCTCGAAGCCTGGGGCACGGCGAATACGCTGTTGTACGCCTTCGGCCGTGCCGGCCTCGACCCGAACCAGTCGTGGCACTGGAACTGGGCCGGGATCGATGCGACCGGCGACGGTGGCAATCCTGCCTACGCCCCGACGACGGATCTCTTCCTCAACCATCCCAGCTCTCAGAGACAGTTGGCGGCGATGGATGCCTGGATGGACGGCCTCGATGCGCAGTTCTTCACAAACTATGCGATCAACGCCAACGTCCAGGCATTGAAGACCGCCTACACCACATGGCGGTCGAGCGGCAACATTCAGCCGCTCGTCGATGCCGCCAAAGCCAGCGGTTTCAACGTCGGCACCTACACCACTGGATTCTCGTCGCAGAACAACGGCCAGATCAACGGTATCAGCCCCAACGGCACGATCGATAACACCTCGAAGGGTTACGAGATCGAGGTCAATTGGACGCCGACCCCAAGCTGGAACATTCAGGTGAATGCCGCCAAAACCGATGCTTTCCGCGAGAGTCTGGGCAAGCCGATGCTCGATTACATCGACAAGCAATGGTCTCGTCTGCAGGGCCCGGCGGGCGACATCCGACTCTGGTGGGGTGGCGACAACCCGGTCCGTCGCTACTACTCGGACAACATCGTTTCCGCGGTGGAATTCCAGAAGGAGTCCATCGGCTTCCAAGTCCCCGAAATGCGCCCGTGGCGTTTTGGTGCGATTACCAACTACAGCTTCAAGGAAGGCACCTTGAAGGGCTTCAACGTTGGCGGCGCTTATCGTTGGGAGGACAAGCAGATCCTCGGCTATGGGCTGAAGGCCGACCTCACCGGGCTCGATGTCCGCAAGCCGCTCTTCGGCGAGACCGAAGACCACGTCGATCTCTGGGTCGGCTACCAGCGCAAGCTCAACCGGGATATCACGTGGCGCATCCAGCTCAACCTGCGTAATGTCGGCGAATCCGAGGGACTGACGCCCATCTCGGTCAATCCCGACGGCGTGGTCGCGGCGCAGCGTATCACCGAAGGCATGTCGTGGCTGGTCACGAACACGTTCTCGTTCTGA
- a CDS encoding LacI family DNA-binding transcriptional regulator codes for MTNSNRSKPVRAATLADVGRAAGVSAMAASAVLNGARTSSRIAAETRARILEAAARLRYRPNATARALVNRRMNTIGVTAVIGGGELNAYAMEIFTGILSAAAHANQNTTMFTLHDWGRDTARLQGWCDGRIDGMILIAPTLDLEAAKLLPTHTPFVALHANTVLPNVINIESDEERGAYEMVRHLISLGHRRIMHVSGNRGFIGAERRINGYKRALANAEIPFSESLLVPATYVGDTARAAMSAWLKRNAGQPLPDAVFCANDGIAIGCLEAFAELGLRVPDDISVAGFDDTLAARTTVPQLTTVRQPLQAMGTRAAEVLLSLIARHADGGVLDFPNPIVFPVEMVMRSSVAAARGSARIVPGNPPVRS; via the coding sequence ATGACCAACTCCAATCGATCCAAACCGGTGCGTGCGGCCACCCTCGCCGATGTGGGCCGCGCGGCGGGTGTCTCAGCGATGGCGGCGTCGGCGGTGCTCAACGGCGCCCGCACGTCCTCGCGGATCGCGGCCGAAACGCGGGCGCGGATTCTGGAGGCGGCGGCCCGCCTGCGTTACCGCCCCAACGCGACGGCCCGTGCGCTGGTGAATCGCCGGATGAACACCATCGGCGTCACGGCCGTCATCGGCGGGGGCGAGCTCAACGCGTACGCGATGGAGATCTTCACCGGCATCCTCAGCGCGGCGGCGCACGCGAATCAGAACACCACGATGTTCACGCTGCACGACTGGGGACGTGACACGGCTCGCTTGCAGGGATGGTGCGATGGTCGCATCGACGGCATGATTCTGATTGCACCGACGCTCGACCTCGAGGCGGCCAAGCTGCTGCCGACGCACACCCCTTTCGTGGCGTTGCATGCCAACACCGTGCTGCCGAACGTCATCAACATCGAGAGCGACGAGGAGCGCGGCGCCTACGAGATGGTGCGGCACCTGATCAGTCTCGGGCACCGCCGGATCATGCACGTGAGCGGTAACCGCGGTTTTATCGGCGCCGAGCGCCGGATCAACGGCTACAAGCGCGCGCTGGCCAACGCCGAGATCCCCTTCTCCGAATCTCTGTTGGTGCCGGCTACCTACGTCGGCGACACCGCCCGGGCGGCCATGTCGGCTTGGCTGAAGCGCAATGCCGGCCAGCCGCTACCCGATGCGGTCTTCTGCGCGAACGACGGGATCGCGATCGGCTGTCTCGAGGCCTTTGCCGAACTCGGCCTGCGCGTGCCGGATGATATTTCCGTGGCGGGGTTTGACGATACTCTCGCGGCGCGCACGACCGTGCCGCAGCTGACGACGGTGCGGCAGCCGTTGCAGGCAATGGGCACGCGGGCCGCTGAAGTACTGCTCAGCCTGATCGCACGACACGCGGACGGCGGCGTGCTCGACTTTCCCAATCCGATCGTTTTCCCGGTCGAGATGGTGATGCGTAGCTCCGTGGCGGCGGCGCGGGGAAGCGCCCGGATCGTGCCGGGAAATCCTCCAGTCCGCAGTTAG
- a CDS encoding cupin domain-containing protein: MNQDFPISPTSTSPTRRLLQQDGVTATLSLLGPGDTLPENEKSTQDHVLFVIEGSANVQLDELNFLLKKDQALYVASGKSEAIRNASDSWLKLLRLDLPAREPAAAPIFTVADSSVFASDMSGR, from the coding sequence ATGAATCAGGATTTCCCGATCAGCCCGACCTCCACCAGCCCCACGCGGCGGCTGCTGCAACAAGACGGTGTCACGGCCACCCTTTCCCTCCTCGGCCCCGGCGACACGCTCCCGGAGAATGAAAAATCCACCCAGGATCACGTGCTGTTCGTCATCGAGGGTTCGGCCAATGTCCAACTGGACGAACTGAACTTCCTGTTGAAAAAGGATCAGGCGTTGTACGTGGCCAGCGGAAAATCCGAAGCCATTCGCAACGCGAGCGACAGCTGGTTGAAGCTGCTGCGCCTCGACCTGCCCGCCCGCGAGCCGGCCGCGGCGCCGATCTTCACCGTCGCGGACAGTTCCGTGTTTGCGAGCGACATGTCAGGACGCTGA
- the xylA gene encoding xylose isomerase, giving the protein MKKARLHFPRIRPIAYEGPTSSSALAFRHYNPEEVIDGKTMAQHMRFSIAYWHTFASDGRDQFGAGTLHQGRPWERSGDAMSVALARLDAGFEFFQKIQAPFWCFHDRDIAPEGRSLAESNRLLDRVVAHAKELQKETGIKLLWGTANLFSNPRYMSGASTNPDAHVFAYAAAQVKKALEVTKQLGGENYVFWGGREGYETLLNTNLKREQDHLAAFLHMAVDYAKEIGFKGQFLIEPKPKEPTKHQYDFDVASGIAFLRTYGLEKYFKFNIETNHATLAGHTFSHEIEVAASQGMLGSIDANTGDLLLGWDTDQFNTDVKELTLAMVSILKAGGLGSGGFNFDAKVRRQSIDLDDLFHAHIGGMDAYALAFKIARRILADGKFEQFVADRYASFDSDYGRDIEKGRIGFKELNKLVLNKLGEPKPRSGKQEYLENLLNSYLHG; this is encoded by the coding sequence ATGAAGAAAGCTCGCCTGCACTTCCCCCGCATCCGGCCCATCGCCTACGAGGGCCCCACATCGTCGAGCGCGCTCGCGTTTCGACATTACAACCCCGAAGAGGTGATCGACGGAAAGACGATGGCGCAGCACATGCGCTTCTCCATCGCCTACTGGCACACGTTCGCCAGCGACGGCCGCGACCAGTTTGGCGCGGGCACGCTGCACCAAGGCCGCCCGTGGGAACGGAGCGGCGATGCGATGTCGGTCGCGCTCGCCCGGCTCGATGCCGGTTTTGAATTCTTCCAGAAAATCCAGGCGCCGTTCTGGTGCTTCCACGATCGCGACATCGCCCCGGAGGGCCGCTCGCTCGCGGAGTCGAACCGGCTGCTCGACCGTGTCGTCGCGCACGCGAAGGAGCTTCAGAAGGAGACGGGCATCAAGCTGCTGTGGGGCACGGCGAACCTGTTCAGTAATCCGCGCTACATGTCGGGGGCGTCAACCAACCCGGACGCTCACGTTTTCGCCTACGCCGCGGCGCAGGTGAAGAAGGCGCTCGAGGTCACGAAGCAGCTCGGCGGCGAGAACTACGTTTTCTGGGGCGGCCGCGAAGGCTACGAGACGCTGCTCAACACGAATCTCAAGCGCGAGCAGGATCATCTCGCGGCGTTCCTCCACATGGCGGTCGATTACGCGAAGGAGATCGGCTTCAAGGGCCAGTTCCTGATCGAGCCGAAGCCGAAGGAACCGACGAAGCACCAATATGACTTCGACGTGGCCAGCGGGATCGCGTTCCTGCGCACCTACGGGCTGGAAAAGTATTTCAAGTTCAACATCGAGACCAATCACGCCACGCTTGCCGGCCACACGTTCAGCCACGAGATCGAGGTGGCCGCGTCGCAGGGCATGCTCGGCTCCATCGATGCGAACACCGGCGACCTGCTACTCGGCTGGGACACCGACCAGTTCAACACCGACGTCAAGGAACTCACGCTCGCGATGGTCTCGATCCTCAAGGCGGGCGGCCTGGGCTCGGGCGGTTTCAACTTCGATGCGAAGGTCCGTCGCCAGTCCATCGATCTCGACGATCTGTTCCACGCGCATATCGGCGGAATGGATGCCTACGCGCTGGCGTTCAAGATCGCGCGTCGGATCCTGGCCGATGGCAAGTTCGAGCAGTTCGTGGCGGACCGCTATGCCAGCTTCGATTCCGACTACGGCCGCGACATCGAGAAGGGCCGCATCGGATTCAAGGAGCTGAACAAACTCGTGCTGAACAAGCTCGGCGAGCCGAAGCCTCGCTCCGGCAAGCAGGAGTATCTCGAGAACCTCCTCAACAGCTACCTGCACGGCTGA
- a CDS encoding type II secretion system protein: MNKSSKGFTLVEIMIVVVIIGLLAAMAIPAFQKVRASSQEKAIVNNLRQLSSAAQQYFLENGVSTVAYNSLVGTDKYIKVINKVAGETYPTTLNQTDTVIEATGTAVANKPIISFTN; the protein is encoded by the coding sequence ATGAACAAATCCAGTAAAGGCTTCACCCTCGTTGAAATCATGATCGTCGTCGTCATCATCGGCCTGCTGGCCGCGATGGCGATTCCCGCGTTCCAGAAGGTTCGCGCGAGCTCGCAGGAAAAGGCGATTGTCAACAATCTCCGCCAACTCTCGAGCGCCGCTCAGCAGTACTTCCTAGAGAATGGCGTCTCCACGGTGGCCTATAACAGCCTGGTTGGCACCGACAAATACATCAAGGTGATCAACAAGGTGGCGGGCGAAACCTACCCGACGACACTCAATCAGACGGATACGGTGATTGAAGCGACAGGCACGGCCGTGGCGAACAAGCCGATCATTTCGTTTACGAACTGA
- the nadD gene encoding nicotinate-nucleotide adenylyltransferase — protein MKIGFLGGSFDPVHFGHLIAAQDAFEQFRLDRLILVPAAQAPLKPNDVQSSPEDRFAMLRAAVEWDQRFEVSDVELRRGGTSYTIDSARYFRKQFPRDELYWIIGGDQLPQLHLWRDVSELGQLVDFIFLERPGFPIKARVDIPGLRLHRCDGHLLAISSTELRDRVKRNLSLDYFVPHKAIVYIREKHLYRPSQ, from the coding sequence GTGAAAATTGGATTCCTCGGGGGGAGTTTCGATCCCGTGCATTTCGGGCATCTGATCGCGGCGCAGGATGCGTTCGAACAATTCCGCCTGGACCGGTTGATCCTCGTGCCCGCCGCACAGGCGCCGCTGAAGCCCAACGACGTCCAATCTTCACCCGAAGATCGTTTCGCGATGCTTCGGGCCGCGGTGGAGTGGGATCAGCGCTTCGAGGTCTCGGATGTCGAGCTGCGACGCGGCGGCACCAGCTACACGATCGACTCGGCCCGTTATTTCCGGAAACAGTTTCCCCGCGACGAACTTTACTGGATCATCGGCGGGGACCAGCTGCCGCAACTGCATTTGTGGCGCGACGTCTCGGAACTCGGCCAACTCGTCGATTTCATCTTCCTCGAACGGCCGGGCTTTCCGATCAAAGCGCGCGTGGATATTCCAGGATTGCGGCTGCACCGCTGCGACGGGCACCTGTTGGCCATCAGTTCGACCGAGCTGCGCGATCGCGTGAAGCGGAATCTGTCACTCGACTATTTCGTGCCGCACAAGGCGATTGTCTACATTCGCGAAAAGCATCTTTATCGACCCAGCCAATGA
- a CDS encoding glycosyltransferase family 39 protein — MLALWTQLRQHRARVVLLLLTSVLALRLGFGTFTAPAALTLVQHLGYPLTLFTFVAFIWSVWQLVAWREFWLALRAGGWKVALLIGVVSLVLHLQERHGFKVVNDELVQVSTSQRMHFEREANGVARGYELGTQFILMQGDVDKRPLFYPFLLSIVHDVSGYKVENAFLLNALLTPVLFGLIYLVACRIHGRYAGVAAMLLFATIPLVTQAATGGGFEVLNLVMIVATLYLGLRYAENPTELSLAAFCLSGVLLAQVRYESVLFVPCVIVVVVAITWINRRLLLPWAVLVAPLLLVIYPLQFNAFKVHPYLWQLDDRPSEAGVYSLSYFYDNVGRALRFFFAWDHSEPNSFLVGMAGIIGVGFFLMWLYRRSRELPSSPGRLVFTLFIVTLGAQAMLMLCYFWGRYDEVLTVRLSLPTHLLFVLAFIFVFPELVRSARAWHWLTVTAAFYLAVWTIPTLTRRAYVHENLAAETCNWNREYLASRPDRDFLVIDPSMPLLWIAYQVPSISYDTLAERASQFLYHFQQRTFSECLVVQKMTVTDFDRGTLTPVPEFDLGPAVTLATVREKRFTPTYAIRLSRIVRVDHDGFVEWAAAARASRAKSGKPDAVDDLRKEQEARYTRQWLENLP, encoded by the coding sequence ATGCTTGCACTTTGGACTCAGCTTCGACAACACCGTGCGCGTGTTGTCCTACTGCTGCTCACGTCTGTATTAGCGCTGCGGTTGGGCTTCGGCACATTCACGGCACCGGCAGCGCTGACCCTGGTCCAGCACCTCGGATATCCGCTGACGTTGTTCACATTTGTAGCGTTCATCTGGTCGGTGTGGCAGCTCGTGGCATGGCGTGAATTCTGGCTGGCTCTGCGAGCCGGCGGTTGGAAAGTCGCACTTCTCATCGGCGTCGTCTCGCTCGTGCTGCATCTGCAGGAGCGCCACGGATTCAAGGTGGTGAACGACGAGCTGGTGCAGGTTTCCACCTCACAGCGCATGCATTTCGAGCGGGAGGCGAACGGGGTTGCACGAGGATATGAGCTGGGGACGCAGTTCATCCTGATGCAGGGGGACGTGGACAAACGACCGCTGTTCTACCCGTTTTTACTGTCGATCGTTCATGATGTCAGCGGATACAAGGTCGAAAACGCGTTTCTGCTGAACGCGCTGCTCACTCCGGTTTTGTTCGGCTTGATCTATCTCGTCGCCTGTCGGATTCATGGTCGATACGCAGGCGTCGCGGCAATGCTGCTTTTCGCCACGATACCGCTGGTCACACAGGCAGCGACCGGCGGTGGATTCGAAGTGCTGAACCTGGTAATGATTGTCGCTACCCTCTACTTGGGACTCCGGTACGCCGAGAACCCGACCGAATTGTCGTTAGCAGCGTTTTGTCTCTCAGGTGTCTTGCTGGCCCAGGTGCGATACGAATCGGTGCTCTTCGTGCCTTGCGTCATTGTTGTGGTGGTCGCGATCACGTGGATCAACCGCCGGCTCTTGCTGCCGTGGGCGGTGCTCGTAGCACCATTGTTGCTGGTGATCTATCCACTGCAATTCAACGCTTTTAAGGTGCATCCCTACCTGTGGCAACTCGATGACCGACCGAGCGAAGCAGGTGTCTATAGCTTGTCCTATTTCTACGACAATGTCGGTCGGGCACTGCGTTTTTTCTTTGCATGGGATCACAGCGAACCGAATTCCTTTTTGGTGGGCATGGCTGGCATCATCGGAGTGGGATTTTTTTTGATGTGGCTTTACCGGCGGTCTCGTGAGTTACCGAGTTCCCCAGGGCGACTCGTATTCACGCTGTTTATCGTGACGCTTGGTGCGCAGGCGATGCTGATGCTTTGTTATTTTTGGGGAAGGTACGACGAGGTGCTGACCGTCCGGCTCTCTCTGCCGACTCACCTGCTCTTCGTGTTGGCGTTCATCTTCGTTTTTCCCGAACTGGTGCGATCGGCGCGGGCTTGGCACTGGTTAACCGTCACAGCGGCGTTTTACCTCGCGGTGTGGACGATTCCAACGCTCACAAGGCGCGCGTATGTGCACGAGAATCTCGCGGCGGAAACCTGTAATTGGAACCGTGAGTATCTTGCCAGCCGTCCGGACCGAGACTTCCTCGTGATCGATCCCTCGATGCCCCTCTTGTGGATTGCATACCAAGTTCCGAGCATCAGCTACGATACCTTGGCCGAGCGGGCTTCGCAGTTTCTCTACCACTTTCAACAGCGGACGTTTAGCGAGTGTCTTGTGGTCCAGAAGATGACAGTTACCGATTTCGACCGCGGAACTCTCACGCCCGTTCCAGAGTTCGATCTCGGCCCGGCGGTGACTTTGGCGACGGTCCGCGAGAAACGATTTACGCCCACGTATGCCATCCGACTAAGCAGGATTGTTAGGGTGGACCACGATGGTTTCGTGGAGTGGGCGGCTGCGGCCAGAGCGAGCCGGGCAAAATCCGGGAAACCGGACGCGGTGGACGACCTTCGAAAAGAACAGGAAGCGCGCTACACGAGACAATGGCTGGAGAATCTGCCCTAG